One segment of Fusarium oxysporum f. sp. lycopersici 4287 chromosome 7, whole genome shotgun sequence DNA contains the following:
- a CDS encoding salicylate hydroxylase, translated as MTNKTDLRVSIIGAGMGGLAAALAFAKKGFTNIHVYEDAPALGFVGAGIQMAPNMIRLLDQLGVWAKSSIKDEATQVEEVVIHDGASNKLLVRVPMTDIGDKYEYPHYAGHRASLAEGIYDAAKTEPAVKFHFKKTLQYVEDFGPGKVKFIVKDENGKPQIVETDVLIGADGIKSKVRESILAHLNLAADILETGTAAYRILLPRELLEPHPYLMYMLNSNTVRRWIGENRHIIAYPIHNHSIFNIASVQPDVNFAGATNATWTNKGSKKAMKQVFEDFNPIVQQLLDLVPGDDVVEWRLRCHKPLDTWTCGAVTLLGDACHPTLPHLSQGAAMAIEDAATLAEALSLMPGDGSDREAIETTLKVYELLRKPRTSTLVDLAVQSAQALHLGAGNAREERDRQFAAAAKTGTAPVPDRWVSPEVQKMIYEHDCIRDTRERFEQTYKSVSKGIAPKL; from the exons ATGACCAACAAGACAGATCTCAGAGTCTCCATCATTGGAGCAG GAATGGGAGGGTTGGCTGCTGCCTTGGCGTTCGCCAAGAAAGGCTTCACAAACATCCATGTCTACGAAGACGCACCCGCCCTCGGCTTCGTCGGCGCCGGCATCCAAATGGCCCCCAACATGATTCGCCTCCTCGACCAACTCGGCGTCTGGGCCAAATCCTCCATCAAAGATGAAGCCACACAAGTCGAGGAAGTCGTCATCCACGATGGCGCGTCAAATAAACTTCTTGTGCGCGTTCCCATGACTGATATAGGGGATAAGTATGAGTATCCCCACTATGCGGGTCATCGTGCTTCGCTGGCTGAGGGGATCTATGATGCTGCGAAGACGGAGCCGGCGGTCAAGTTTCATTTTAAGAAGACGTTACAGTATGTCGAGGACTTTGGACCGGGGAAGGTCAAGTTTATTGTTAAGGATGAGAATGGGAAACCGCAGATTGTTGAGACGGATGTTCTTATTGGCGCTGATGGGATTAAGTCCAAGGTTAGAGAGTCAATACTCGCTCACCTAAACTTGGCAGCAGACATCCTTGAGACCGGGACAGCGGCCTACAGAATTCTCCTGCCCCGAGAACTGTTGGAACCACATCCTTACCTGATGTACATGCTGAACAGCAACACTGTTCGGAGATGGATAGGTGAAAATCGACACATCATCGCCTATCCCATCCACAACCactccatcttcaacattgCTTCAGTTCAACCTGATGTCAACTTCGCCGGCGCTACCAACGCTACATGGACCAACAAGGGAAGCAAAAAAGCGATGAAGCAGGTCTTTGAAGACTTCAACCCCATTGttcaacagcttcttgaccttgttccTGGGGACGACGTTGTCGAGTGGCGGCTTCGCTGTCATAAGCCCCTCGACACTTGGACTTGTGGCGCAGTAACCCTCCTCGGCGATGCGTGCCACCCAACACTACCCCACCTCTCACAAGGCGCTGCAATGGCAATCGAAGACGCAGCAACACTCGCTGAGGCATTGAGCTTAATGCCAGGCGACGGCTCAGACCGCGAGGCTATTGAAACAACCTTGAAGGTATACGAGCTTTTGAGGAAACCACGTACTTCGACGTTGGTAGATTTGGCGGTTCAATCTGCTCAGGCTTTGCACTTGGGTGCTGGAAATGCTAGGGAGGAACGAGATCGTCagtttgctgctgctgcgaaGACTGGGACTGCACCTGTACCAGATAGATGGGTTAGTCCGGAGGTGCAGAAGATGATCTATGAGCATGATTGTATCAGGGATACGAGAGAGCGATTTGAGCAGACTTATAAGTCTGTGTCGAAGGGGATTGCACCGAAGCTGTAG